From bacterium, a single genomic window includes:
- a CDS encoding ABC transporter permease — protein sequence MQLESYIARRYLYGKKRFSFINIISLLATLGIMFGVAALIVVMSVFNGFNGLVTSILQDFDPHIKVEHVARAEGKSTDSVKSILAARDDVTGMSPFIQRKAMTMARGNAHFAWIKGVDPERIDDVSDVASKIELGDFHFSENNGIVLGYALADKIRVTLGDTLLLYSPAGMENILTQYVTPTVLRCPVTGIYMSQNNVYDGAYAFLRLADAQKLFRMPGEVSGYELRLRDSEESEAVKEELQETIGPGWNVLTWYDLHKDLYSVMTIERWGAFILLAIIIAVAVFNILASLTMLVLEKRRDIGILRTMGLPATRIQRIFLLEGVWIGVIGVVAGLVLGLAVTWIQAEFQVFKLDASFIIPAIPVELRLSDILLIVFGTFGLCLLAAWYPALRARAVSIIDAVRWE from the coding sequence ATGCAGCTTGAATCCTACATAGCGCGCCGATATCTCTACGGAAAGAAGCGGTTCAGTTTCATCAACATCATCTCGCTGCTCGCAACGCTTGGTATCATGTTCGGCGTTGCGGCGCTGATCGTGGTGATGTCAGTTTTCAATGGATTCAATGGACTGGTGACTTCGATACTGCAGGACTTTGACCCGCACATCAAGGTCGAGCATGTCGCTCGTGCGGAAGGGAAGAGCACGGATTCGGTGAAGAGCATACTCGCCGCGCGCGACGATGTCACCGGCATGTCCCCTTTCATTCAGCGCAAGGCCATGACGATGGCACGCGGCAATGCCCATTTCGCCTGGATCAAAGGCGTCGATCCCGAGCGTATTGACGACGTGTCGGATGTCGCGAGCAAAATCGAACTGGGGGATTTCCACTTCTCGGAAAACAACGGCATTGTACTGGGATATGCGCTGGCGGATAAAATTCGCGTGACACTCGGCGACACGCTGCTGCTGTACAGTCCCGCCGGCATGGAAAACATCCTTACACAGTACGTTACGCCCACAGTGCTGCGCTGTCCCGTCACCGGCATTTACATGTCACAGAATAACGTCTACGACGGCGCCTATGCCTTCCTGCGTCTGGCCGATGCGCAGAAGCTGTTTCGCATGCCGGGGGAAGTGAGCGGATATGAATTGCGGCTGCGCGACAGCGAAGAAAGTGAAGCGGTGAAGGAGGAATTGCAGGAAACCATTGGTCCTGGCTGGAATGTGCTGACCTGGTACGATCTTCATAAGGACCTCTATTCGGTTATGACTATCGAGCGCTGGGGAGCATTTATCCTTCTGGCCATCATTATCGCGGTGGCTGTGTTCAATATTCTCGCATCCCTGACCATGCTCGTGCTGGAGAAGCGGCGGGATATCGGGATTCTGCGCACGATGGGACTTCCTGCCACGCGCATACAGCGGATCTTCCTGCTTGAAGGTGTGTGGATCGGTGTCATCGGTGTGGTCGCCGGGCTTGTGCTCGGACTCGCCGTGACCTGGATACAGGCGGAATTCCAGGTATTCAAGCTCGATGCATCGTTCATCATCCCGGCCATCCCCGTGGAATTGCGGCTGTCGGATATCCTTCTCATTGTGTTCGGGACCTTCGGCCTGTGTCTGCTGGCTGCCTGGTATCCCGCTCTGCGGGCACGCGCGGTGAGCATTATCGACGCCGTTCGCTGGGAATAA
- a CDS encoding SDR family oxidoreductase encodes MPRTLITGGAGFLGSHLCERLLKEGHEVLCMDNLITGDLANIDHLFGQEGFRFIKYDVTEFVHVEGALDYILHFASPASPIDYLKLPIQTLKVGSLGTHKALGLAKAKNARFLLASTSEVYGDPEIHPQVESYWGNVNPVGPRGVYDEAKRFAEAMTMAYHRYHGVETRIVRIFNTYGERMRVNDGRAIPAFMSQGIRGEDVTVFGDGLQTRSVCYVSDLVDGIFRLLMSDYSDPVNIGNPDEISMLDLAKEVLEVLGSSSTIVHRELPEDDPKVRQPDISVARSLLGWVPKVDRHEGLRRTAEYFKKKVLPR; translated from the coding sequence ATGCCACGCACGCTTATCACCGGCGGTGCCGGTTTTCTCGGCAGTCATCTCTGTGAACGCCTTCTCAAGGAAGGACATGAGGTGCTCTGCATGGACAATCTCATAACCGGCGACCTCGCGAACATCGATCACCTCTTTGGACAGGAAGGATTCCGCTTCATCAAATATGACGTGACGGAATTCGTGCATGTCGAAGGCGCACTCGATTACATTCTGCACTTCGCCTCACCAGCTTCTCCGATCGATTACCTGAAGCTGCCGATTCAGACCCTGAAAGTCGGTTCGCTCGGGACGCACAAGGCGCTCGGACTTGCCAAGGCAAAAAATGCGCGTTTCCTTCTCGCATCCACCTCCGAGGTGTACGGTGATCCTGAAATCCATCCCCAGGTAGAAAGCTACTGGGGAAATGTCAATCCCGTTGGTCCCCGCGGCGTTTACGATGAAGCCAAGCGTTTCGCGGAAGCCATGACCATGGCCTATCACCGCTATCACGGTGTGGAGACCCGCATCGTGCGCATCTTCAACACGTACGGCGAACGCATGCGCGTCAACGATGGACGCGCCATTCCTGCCTTCATGTCGCAGGGCATCCGTGGTGAGGATGTCACTGTGTTCGGTGATGGACTGCAGACACGCAGCGTATGCTACGTCTCGGATCTCGTCGACGGTATTTTCCGTCTGCTGATGTCCGATTACAGCGATCCGGTAAACATCGGGAACCCCGACGAAATCTCCATGCTCGATCTTGCGAAGGAAGTGCTCGAAGTACTTGGAAGCAGCAGCACGATCGTGCATCGCGAGCTTCCGGAAGACGATCCCAAAGTCCGTCAGCCCGACATTTCCGTCGCCCGCAGTCTTCTCGGCTGGGTGCCCAAGGTCGACCGTCATGAGGGCCTCCGCCGTACAGCCGAATACTTCAAGAAGAAGGTTTTGCCGCGCTGA
- a CDS encoding DUF3098 domain-containing protein yields MAKVQKRRKTGRRMPQEIPEAELPQRTNYMILILGIATVLVGFLVMSAGDAVSSLSVTIAPMILFLGYCVIIPLGIIYRKKKSTEPETN; encoded by the coding sequence ATGGCAAAAGTGCAGAAAAGGCGGAAAACCGGCCGTCGGATGCCACAGGAAATACCGGAGGCTGAGCTGCCCCAGCGTACCAATTACATGATTCTCATTCTTGGCATCGCTACCGTGCTCGTCGGTTTTCTCGTGATGAGTGCCGGAGATGCCGTCAGCTCACTCTCGGTAACGATCGCGCCGATGATCCTTTTCCTCGGATACTGCGTGATTATTCCGCTGGGAATCATTTACAGGAAGAAAAAATCGACAGAACCCGAGACGAACTGA
- a CDS encoding DUF2723 domain-containing protein → MNFKIWHRASAAAVFLVSTIVFLSTVAPTLSFWDAGEFITSAVTMGVPHPPGAPFFQLIGRILSLLPIGDDLGFRVNLMSTFSSSLTVLFVYLTAMRLLRQWKGDPKSPMSALSMIISASAGAFILSFSDTFWFNASEAEVYGIGMFFISVVVWIAIEWYYHIGVFDSERSLLLIAYLMGLSIGVHLLSLLALFFVFFLIYFRDRKREDINVKTLSIAFMLMVVGFGLVYPGIVKYIPELLSGDAGRWLMLLVIAGLIAVVAMKKLHPQLRMASLAFLLVTLGYSTYTLVPIRANQEPALNENAPATLEGLYSYLNRDQYGTYPLLKGPNYDDRMRSINPRKDVMLPRRWSHEQSHIASYSKYSSDFDYFWQYQFGHIYMRYFLWNFVGRAGDIQEAPVAFLGEVGEWSESSGYPNRYYAIPLILGLLGIWYHFKKDYRTGIATAALFFIMGIGLVIYFNMAEPQVRERDYFFVGSFYVFAMWAGIGIYGLVDSLRSKTGRNEAIGVGLAALLFVAGPVNMLAENYRTHDRHYNYVAFDYAYNLLQSCDQDAILFTGGDNDTFPVWYLQYAAGVRRDVRVVNLSLLNTDWYSKQLKNERPYGAKLVEMSYTDTELKALRPVQWDSRRISVPIDREKLLKSDIADVPQVKAALAQQIPDKMEITVPPTYTDPAGTKGIRIQDILILDILNNNFNDRPIHFALSTAPGDRVGLENHLIVEGLTYRVSPVSFTQRGGRYYQAMDIDATLKHLTDLRQEPDSNRAFGFMFRELANPKINLDEASTKMIFSFRALYMGLAQIMAQENGDVEGARKVLDTMEEVMPSEYHRFDKSLRTDLANFYIMVGDTAKYLAIGNELEEYFKSQLDTDDPGNNPTGRNAYIFLLNYYEASERYQDAIDLLRRLETMYPNDSGVKQQISAMQRKLQGVPDEQMIDSVIIE, encoded by the coding sequence ATGAACTTCAAAATCTGGCATCGCGCTTCAGCCGCAGCCGTGTTCCTGGTCTCGACAATTGTCTTTCTCTCGACAGTTGCCCCGACCCTTTCGTTCTGGGACGCCGGTGAATTCATCACCTCGGCAGTGACCATGGGTGTTCCGCATCCGCCGGGTGCGCCGTTTTTTCAGCTGATCGGGCGCATCCTCTCGCTGCTGCCCATCGGCGACGATCTTGGCTTCAGGGTTAACCTGATGTCCACTTTCTCCAGTTCGCTGACCGTACTGTTCGTCTACCTAACGGCCATGCGGCTGCTGCGGCAGTGGAAAGGCGATCCGAAATCTCCGATGTCCGCACTGTCGATGATCATCAGCGCCTCTGCAGGCGCCTTTATCCTTTCCTTCAGCGACACTTTCTGGTTCAACGCGTCGGAAGCGGAAGTGTACGGCATCGGCATGTTCTTCATCTCCGTCGTCGTCTGGATCGCGATCGAGTGGTACTACCACATCGGGGTGTTCGATTCCGAGCGTTCGCTGCTTCTTATTGCTTACCTGATGGGACTCAGTATTGGCGTTCACCTCCTGTCGCTGCTCGCGCTGTTTTTCGTGTTTTTCCTGATCTATTTCCGCGACCGCAAGCGGGAAGACATCAATGTGAAGACGCTCAGCATCGCCTTCATGCTGATGGTGGTCGGCTTCGGACTCGTGTACCCGGGTATTGTCAAGTACATACCTGAACTGCTCAGTGGAGATGCCGGACGCTGGCTGATGCTGCTTGTCATCGCAGGGCTCATCGCTGTCGTAGCCATGAAGAAACTGCATCCGCAGCTGCGGATGGCATCGCTTGCCTTCCTGCTCGTGACGCTCGGCTACAGCACCTACACGCTGGTGCCCATTCGCGCCAACCAGGAGCCTGCGCTGAACGAGAATGCTCCCGCCACGCTTGAAGGACTGTACAGCTATCTGAATCGTGACCAGTACGGAACCTATCCGCTGCTGAAGGGACCGAATTATGACGATCGCATGCGCTCGATCAACCCGCGCAAAGATGTCATGCTTCCGCGCCGCTGGAGTCATGAACAATCTCACATCGCGTCGTACTCGAAATACAGCAGTGATTTCGACTACTTCTGGCAGTATCAGTTCGGCCATATCTACATGCGCTATTTCCTCTGGAATTTTGTCGGTCGCGCCGGCGATATACAGGAGGCCCCGGTGGCCTTCCTCGGGGAGGTGGGCGAATGGTCTGAATCGAGTGGGTATCCGAATCGCTACTACGCCATCCCGCTCATTCTCGGGCTGCTCGGTATATGGTATCATTTCAAGAAGGATTACCGGACGGGCATAGCAACGGCGGCGCTGTTCTTCATCATGGGAATAGGGCTCGTCATATACTTTAACATGGCCGAACCACAGGTGAGGGAGCGTGATTACTTCTTTGTCGGCTCTTTTTATGTGTTCGCCATGTGGGCCGGTATAGGCATTTACGGCCTCGTCGACAGCCTGCGCAGCAAGACGGGGCGCAACGAGGCGATCGGGGTCGGACTCGCGGCACTGCTTTTTGTCGCAGGTCCCGTGAACATGCTGGCGGAGAATTACCGCACGCATGACCGCCATTACAATTACGTGGCATTCGACTATGCCTATAACCTGCTGCAGAGCTGCGATCAGGACGCCATTCTCTTTACCGGTGGCGATAACGACACCTTCCCGGTTTGGTACCTGCAGTATGCTGCCGGTGTGCGCCGCGATGTGCGCGTGGTCAATCTGAGTCTGCTCAACACCGACTGGTACAGCAAGCAGCTCAAAAACGAGCGGCCCTACGGTGCCAAACTTGTGGAAATGAGCTACACCGATACCGAGCTGAAGGCACTGCGTCCCGTGCAGTGGGACAGCCGTCGTATCAGCGTACCCATCGATCGTGAGAAACTGCTGAAATCCGACATCGCGGATGTGCCGCAGGTCAAGGCGGCGCTCGCACAGCAGATTCCCGACAAGATGGAAATCACCGTGCCGCCGACATACACGGATCCCGCAGGTACGAAGGGCATCCGCATCCAGGATATTCTCATTCTCGATATTCTGAACAACAACTTCAATGATCGTCCCATCCATTTTGCGCTGAGTACTGCGCCGGGTGACAGGGTCGGACTCGAGAATCATCTCATCGTCGAAGGTCTGACGTATCGCGTTTCACCGGTGAGCTTCACCCAGCGTGGCGGGCGTTATTATCAGGCCATGGATATTGACGCGACGCTCAAACACCTGACCGACCTGCGCCAGGAACCCGACAGCAATCGCGCCTTTGGCTTCATGTTCCGTGAGCTTGCCAATCCCAAGATCAACCTCGATGAGGCCAGCACGAAGATGATCTTCAGCTTCCGTGCGCTGTATATGGGACTGGCACAGATCATGGCGCAGGAAAACGGCGACGTAGAAGGTGCGCGCAAAGTGCTCGATACAATGGAAGAAGTCATGCCGAGCGAGTACCATCGCTTTGATAAATCACTGCGTACCGATCTCGCGAACTTCTACATCATGGTGGGCGATACCGCGAAGTATCTCGCCATCGGCAATGAACTGGAAGAGTATTTCAAGTCGCAGCTCGATACCGACGACCCGGGCAATAATCCCACGGGCCGCAACGCGTACATCTTCCTTCTGAATTATTACGAAGCTTCGGAGCGCTACCAGGATGCCATCGACCTTCTGCGCAGGCTTGAGACGATGTATCCGAACGACTCGGGTGTCAAGCAGCAGATCAGCGCGATGCAGCGGAAGCTGCAGGGCGTTCCGGATGAGCAGATGATCGATTCCGTCATCATCGAATAA
- a CDS encoding ABC transporter ATP-binding protein, which produces MAAIVSVKDIQKSYRTGEGDRLDVLKGASLEVVEGQVVAIVGASGSGKSTLLHIIGALDRPDAGQVTMDGQDMFGMDDTTLAAFRNSRMGFVFQFHHLLPEFSARENIAIPAMIGGKSLAEAQNRADELLEIVRVSHRADARPSELSGGEQQRVAVARALANHPRVVLADEPSGNLDEENAGMLHELLWTLAREQGQTFIIVTHDGDLASRADATWRLHEGKLLLQKQ; this is translated from the coding sequence ATGGCTGCCATTGTTTCAGTAAAGGATATACAGAAAAGCTATCGCACCGGTGAGGGCGACAGGCTCGACGTGCTCAAAGGCGCTTCGCTCGAGGTTGTTGAAGGACAGGTGGTTGCGATCGTCGGTGCCTCCGGCAGCGGGAAGAGCACACTGCTGCATATCATCGGCGCACTTGATCGTCCCGATGCCGGCCAGGTGACGATGGACGGTCAGGATATGTTTGGCATGGACGATACCACGCTTGCTGCCTTTCGTAACAGCCGTATGGGCTTTGTTTTCCAGTTCCACCATCTGCTCCCGGAGTTCTCGGCGCGCGAGAATATCGCCATTCCTGCAATGATCGGGGGGAAATCCCTCGCCGAAGCGCAGAACAGGGCGGACGAGCTGCTGGAAATTGTGCGTGTGAGCCATCGCGCCGACGCGAGGCCCTCGGAACTTTCGGGTGGCGAACAGCAGCGTGTGGCAGTCGCCCGCGCCCTGGCCAATCATCCCCGTGTCGTCCTTGCCGACGAACCCTCGGGGAATCTCGATGAAGAAAATGCCGGGATGCTGCATGAGCTGCTCTGGACGCTCGCACGCGAGCAGGGACAGACCTTCATTATCGTCACGCATGACGGGGATCTGGCTTCCCGGGCGGATGCGACCTGGCGTCTCCACGAAGGAAAACTTCTACTGCAGAAGCAATGA